A single genomic interval of Terriglobia bacterium harbors:
- a CDS encoding DUF2934 domain-containing protein gives MRTTKRSARTSTIPDPTQLEKQIRLRAYALYESRGCEVGHELDDWLQAEAEILGRQEGASAA, from the coding sequence ATGAGGACCACGAAGCGCTCCGCACGAACCAGCACGATTCCCGATCCCACTCAATTGGAAAAACAAATCCGACTCCGCGCCTATGCACTCTATGAATCCCGTGGCTGCGAAGTCGGCCACGAACTCGACGACTGGCTGCAGGCCGAAGCGGAGATCCTCGGCAGGCAAGAAGGAGCCAGCGCCGCTTAA
- a CDS encoding dihydroorotate dehydrogenase-like protein: protein MTDLSTSYLGLHLKNPIVVSAGPLQREVEAVREMEEAGAAAVVMHSLFEEQIEIESEELNRFLEQGTESFAESLHYLPDLENYNHGPEAYLEHLARVKKAVHIPVIASLNGSSIGGWTRYAKMMEEAGADAIELNTYYVAANPELSGPEVEQMYYDVVSQVKAAVRVPLAVKLGHFFSSIPHMMRRLDLAGADGLVLFNRFYQPDIDLEQLEVAPRLELSHSYELLLRLNWVAILFGHVRPDLAITGGVHTAEDVLKSMMVGARVAMMTSALLENGVGHIRHVLHDLSRWMEEHEYESIRQMQGSMARKSIADPAAFERANYMRVLSSYAMKKVAH, encoded by the coding sequence ATGACCGATCTTTCTACCAGCTATCTGGGGTTGCACTTGAAGAACCCGATCGTCGTGTCGGCCGGGCCGCTGCAGCGGGAAGTCGAGGCCGTGCGCGAGATGGAAGAAGCCGGCGCGGCTGCCGTCGTGATGCACTCGCTGTTCGAGGAGCAGATCGAAATCGAAAGCGAAGAGCTGAACCGCTTTCTGGAACAGGGCACCGAGAGCTTCGCCGAGTCTCTGCACTACCTTCCCGACTTGGAGAACTACAACCACGGACCCGAAGCCTACCTGGAACACCTGGCGCGGGTGAAGAAGGCGGTCCACATTCCCGTCATCGCCAGCCTGAACGGCAGCTCGATTGGCGGGTGGACGCGCTACGCCAAGATGATGGAAGAAGCCGGCGCCGACGCCATCGAGCTGAACACCTACTATGTGGCCGCCAATCCCGAACTGTCCGGTCCGGAAGTGGAGCAGATGTACTACGACGTGGTAAGCCAGGTGAAGGCGGCGGTGCGGGTGCCGCTGGCCGTCAAGCTGGGGCATTTCTTCAGCTCCATTCCGCACATGATGCGCCGCCTGGACTTGGCCGGAGCGGATGGCCTGGTGCTGTTCAACCGCTTTTATCAGCCGGACATCGATCTGGAGCAGCTCGAGGTGGCGCCCCGCCTGGAGCTAAGCCATTCTTACGAATTGCTGCTGCGGCTCAACTGGGTGGCCATCCTGTTCGGCCATGTGCGCCCCGACCTGGCCATCACCGGGGGCGTGCATACCGCCGAAGACGTGCTGAAGAGCATGATGGTGGGCGCGCGGGTGGCGATGATGACCTCGGCGCTGCTGGAGAACGGCGTTGGCCACATCCGCCATGTCTTGCATGACCTCAGCCGCTGGATGGAAGAGCACGAATACGAATCCATCCGCCAGATGCAAGGCAGCATGGCGCGCAAGTCGATTGCCGATCCCGCGGCTTTCGAACGCGCCAATTACATGCGCGTCTTGAGCTCTTACGCCATGAAGAAGGTGGCTCACTGA
- a CDS encoding CHAT domain-containing protein: MMIFRLALLALLGAILPAAATSLTLSTSTASTQESQPDTRTAADQAYAQAMQLFAQRTPDSIRQAIVKAQEALALYEHLGDAGKQAELLAGLGAASLTLGDKASAADYLRKALVLVRRLGNRADEAAVQVILGSAYESNHEFKSAQDTYLQALPLCRELKNSQGEVSVLMGLGRVSFATDEKQQALDYFGQALPLWRAIGDRRNQASTLYMLGILNDLLNQKQAAIPYYLQALPLYRNLGDRPWEARTLYNLADAYAAVGDDARAGAYYDQAIPALHAISDQPKEAMALVGRGLLYEERGEMKQSFADLTAALNLFRSLADRLMEATVLLRIGIVQYEAGELEKSLEFDRQALQLARALHEPGLEAAALAGISSVYVALGDDSRGLSYADQAFKLMPSADSGQLEPEALYHLGVSYQSLDQNEKALDCFAREVPLHRARGDRLGEARALYALAGAYDVQGQPKQALTFYQQALEIRQAVGDRRSKAQALNAVGFAYAALSQPETALGYYRQAVALYQAVHDQLGESQALFWTAKSEQAVGDLTSARTHVEASLAIIELRRANIASRELRTTYLATAQHAYEFYVDLLMQQHRLNPDKGYNAQALEAHERAKARGLLDLLSEAKVDLRQGVNPELLQREIHLRQLLEEKQTAEIRLLASGDGGEPARELQKELEALRTEYQQVEAQIRAGSPHYAALTQPQPLGVSAIQKQVLDPDTVLLEYAMGQQRSYLWAVTTSGLTSFELAGRGEIETLAVRLYRTIIGRRPSAPDDYQRTAWALSKILLGPVQDELGSKRLLIAGDGALQIVPFAALPSPSRDAGATEPYEPLIVRHEIVSVPSASTLALLRRDVAGRHSAPRNLAVFADPVFEREDGRVPGSVAPASSGTRGFVQSVPQDQVPPATPTGQIPDTVSLLGLERLPFTRQEAETILRLAPPQSRFAALDFAANRSTAISKDLSQYQIVHFATHGVVNDAHPELSGIVLSLFDDKGAPQDGFLRLNDLFNLKLNADLVVLSACRTALGKEVRGEGFIGLARGFMYAGAPRVVVSLWSVNDQATAEEMERFYQGMLGSRHLRPAAALRAAQIEMWKQEKWRAPFLWAAFVLQGEWK; this comes from the coding sequence ATGATGATCTTCCGCCTCGCGTTGCTTGCCTTGCTGGGTGCGATCCTGCCTGCCGCGGCAACCTCGCTAACCCTTTCAACCAGTACAGCCTCGACTCAGGAGTCGCAACCGGACACCCGCACCGCCGCCGACCAGGCCTACGCCCAGGCGATGCAGTTGTTCGCGCAGAGAACGCCGGACTCCATACGCCAGGCCATCGTGAAAGCCCAGGAAGCGCTCGCTTTGTACGAGCACCTAGGGGACGCCGGCAAACAGGCGGAGTTGCTTGCCGGCCTCGGCGCCGCCAGTCTTACCTTGGGAGATAAGGCGAGCGCAGCAGATTACCTGCGCAAGGCACTGGTTCTGGTTCGGCGCCTTGGGAATCGCGCCGATGAAGCCGCTGTCCAGGTCATCCTTGGCAGTGCTTACGAATCAAACCACGAGTTCAAGTCGGCACAGGATACGTATCTGCAGGCGCTGCCGCTTTGCCGCGAGTTGAAGAACAGCCAGGGTGAAGTTTCGGTGCTCATGGGACTCGGCCGGGTCTCGTTCGCAACCGATGAGAAGCAGCAAGCGTTGGACTACTTCGGCCAGGCGCTTCCGCTTTGGCGTGCCATTGGCGACCGGAGAAACCAGGCCTCGACTCTCTACATGCTGGGCATCTTGAACGACCTGCTGAATCAGAAGCAGGCCGCAATCCCTTACTACCTTCAGGCGCTCCCGCTGTACCGGAACCTGGGCGATCGTCCTTGGGAGGCGCGCACGCTCTACAACCTGGCGGACGCGTACGCGGCTGTGGGGGACGATGCGCGCGCCGGCGCCTATTACGATCAGGCAATTCCCGCTCTTCATGCCATCAGTGACCAGCCCAAGGAAGCGATGGCTCTGGTCGGCCGCGGCCTGCTCTACGAAGAACGGGGTGAGATGAAGCAATCCTTCGCCGACCTCACCGCCGCTTTGAACCTGTTTCGCTCGCTCGCGGACCGGCTCATGGAGGCCACGGTGCTGCTTCGGATCGGCATCGTTCAGTACGAAGCAGGAGAACTGGAGAAATCTCTGGAGTTCGATCGGCAGGCGCTGCAACTGGCGCGGGCGCTACACGAACCCGGACTGGAAGCTGCCGCCTTGGCTGGAATCAGCAGCGTGTACGTTGCCTTGGGGGACGACAGCAGGGGATTGAGCTACGCCGATCAAGCTTTCAAGCTGATGCCGTCCGCCGACAGCGGACAACTCGAGCCCGAGGCGCTCTATCACCTCGGCGTTTCGTATCAATCGCTCGACCAGAACGAGAAGGCTCTCGACTGTTTTGCTCGCGAAGTTCCGCTCCACCGTGCCCGAGGCGATCGCCTGGGAGAGGCTCGTGCGCTCTACGCGCTGGCCGGAGCATACGACGTGCAGGGGCAGCCCAAGCAGGCACTCACCTTCTATCAGCAAGCCCTGGAAATACGGCAGGCGGTGGGGGATCGCCGCTCCAAAGCCCAGGCGCTGAACGCTGTCGGCTTCGCGTACGCTGCACTGTCGCAGCCCGAAACCGCGCTCGGCTACTACCGGCAAGCCGTGGCTCTTTACCAGGCGGTGCACGACCAGCTTGGAGAATCCCAAGCTCTCTTCTGGACCGCCAAATCCGAACAGGCCGTGGGCGATCTCACCTCCGCTCGCACTCATGTCGAAGCGTCCCTGGCAATCATCGAGTTACGGCGGGCCAACATCGCCAGCCGTGAACTGCGCACCACCTATCTCGCCACCGCACAGCACGCCTACGAGTTTTATGTCGACCTGCTGATGCAGCAGCACCGTCTGAACCCCGACAAGGGTTACAACGCCCAGGCGCTGGAAGCACATGAACGCGCCAAGGCGCGCGGTTTGCTCGATCTGCTCAGCGAAGCCAAGGTCGATCTGCGCCAGGGTGTGAATCCCGAGTTGTTGCAGCGCGAGATTCATCTCCGGCAGCTCTTGGAAGAGAAGCAGACCGCGGAAATTCGCCTGCTGGCAAGCGGAGACGGCGGCGAACCGGCGCGTGAACTTCAGAAGGAACTGGAAGCGCTGCGTACCGAGTATCAGCAGGTGGAAGCGCAAATCCGCGCCGGCAGCCCTCATTATGCAGCCCTCACCCAGCCTCAGCCGCTGGGCGTTTCTGCCATCCAGAAACAGGTCCTGGATCCCGATACTGTGCTCCTGGAATATGCCATGGGCCAGCAGCGCAGCTACCTGTGGGCAGTCACCACCTCGGGGCTGACCAGCTTTGAGCTGGCGGGACGCGGTGAGATCGAAACCTTGGCGGTGCGTTTATATCGAACCATCATCGGCCGGCGGCCTTCCGCGCCCGACGACTACCAGAGGACTGCCTGGGCGTTGAGCAAGATCCTTCTAGGACCCGTGCAAGATGAGCTGGGAAGCAAGCGCCTGCTGATTGCGGGCGACGGCGCTTTGCAGATTGTGCCCTTTGCGGCGCTGCCCTCGCCCAGTCGGGACGCTGGCGCCACCGAGCCTTACGAGCCGCTGATCGTGCGCCATGAGATTGTCAGCGTGCCCTCGGCCTCGACGCTGGCTTTGCTTCGGCGAGATGTGGCCGGCCGGCACTCAGCCCCCAGAAATCTTGCCGTGTTTGCCGATCCTGTTTTTGAACGCGAGGACGGTCGCGTCCCCGGAAGCGTCGCGCCCGCAAGTAGCGGGACGCGCGGCTTTGTGCAGTCTGTCCCGCAAGATCAAGTCCCCCCGGCTACCCCCACCGGACAAATCCCCGACACCGTGAGCCTTCTCGGACTGGAGCGGCTCCCCTTCACTCGCCAGGAAGCAGAAACCATTCTTCGCCTGGCCCCGCCCCAATCGCGATTTGCCGCGCTCGACTTCGCCGCCAACCGGTCAACCGCAATCTCCAAGGATCTCAGTCAGTACCAGATCGTCCACTTCGCCACTCACGGAGTGGTGAACGACGCGCATCCGGAATTGTCGGGCATTGTGTTGTCGTTGTTCGACGATAAGGGCGCTCCCCAGGACGGGTTTCTCCGCTTGAACGATCTCTTCAATCTGAAGCTCAATGCCGACCTGGTGGTGCTCAGCGCCTGCCGGACCGCCCTGGGCAAGGAAGTGCGGGGCGAAGGCTTTATCGGCCTGGCGCGCGGCTTCATGTACGCTGGAGCACCCCGCGTGGTGGTGAGCTTGTGGAGCGTGAATGATCAGGCGACCGCGGAAGAAATGGAGCGTTTCTACCAGGGCATGCTGGGGAGCCGCCACTTGCGCCCGGCGGCAGCATTACGCGCGGCGCAGATCGAAATGTGGAAGCAGGAAAAGTGGCGCGCTCCGTTTCTCTGGGCTGCCTTCGTTCTGCAAGGTGAGTGGAAGTAA
- a CDS encoding helix-turn-helix domain-containing protein, translating into MTTFNDLWHKFADDKEYREEFVAAQVKRGIPFQIRALLKQHKLSQEQLAQQSKLTQGVISRAQNPNYGNLTLNTLIRIAAGFDVAFIGKFVPFSELGKWFIELSEESVKVANFEAENKSMALGSAPRQEPSGLSRELGAVIPPRIKEGALARGEEGTRRRDRDATA; encoded by the coding sequence ATGACTACCTTTAACGACCTCTGGCACAAGTTCGCGGATGACAAGGAATATCGCGAGGAATTCGTCGCTGCACAGGTGAAGCGTGGAATCCCTTTTCAGATTCGTGCATTGCTAAAGCAACATAAACTCTCCCAAGAGCAACTCGCTCAGCAATCAAAACTGACGCAGGGTGTTATTTCGCGTGCCCAGAATCCGAATTACGGCAATCTAACTCTGAATACGCTTATCCGTATCGCTGCTGGTTTCGATGTAGCGTTCATCGGCAAATTTGTTCCTTTCAGCGAACTTGGCAAGTGGTTTATAGAACTGTCGGAAGAATCTGTTAAGGTCGCGAACTTCGAGGCTGAAAATAAGTCAATGGCTCTTGGATCAGCGCCTAGGCAAGAGCCTAGTGGCCTGAGTCGTGAACTCGGCGCAGTGATACCGCCTCGAATCAAAGAGGGAGCTCTTGCCAGAGGCGAAGAGGGAACCCGCAGGAGGGACAGAGATGCAACTGCTTAA
- a CDS encoding DUF928 domain-containing protein — MKFFRLLFLTSVLLTANLAIGQGQPPSPPPPPPKPPESTAKDAPKPPPRKRLVADLSGFEMSDPNRTRKQRAMLGATRGGPSRLPLLLAPDLAKFYGSSPLFAWLYPGRTEGFELVLRDDDDNEILRQQVSTAEFRLKDARLQPGKTYYWSVRSFPPLVESRFSQAAGFVVVPDSERQQIEKELAAIAQADSYPAGTARARVLVNHRLWYDAIGAYSDLIKQFPDRAELYEERGTVYAQIEVTKAQADADFARADELQAKKR; from the coding sequence ATGAAATTCTTCAGGCTGCTATTTCTCACCAGTGTGCTGTTGACCGCCAACCTTGCCATCGGACAAGGGCAGCCGCCCTCCCCACCGCCGCCGCCGCCCAAGCCGCCCGAGTCCACCGCCAAAGATGCTCCCAAGCCGCCCCCGCGCAAGCGGCTGGTGGCGGATCTTTCCGGCTTTGAGATGAGCGATCCCAACCGGACCCGCAAGCAGCGCGCAATGCTGGGTGCTACGCGAGGCGGACCATCGCGCCTGCCTCTCCTGCTGGCGCCTGACCTGGCGAAGTTCTATGGCAGCTCGCCGCTGTTTGCCTGGCTGTATCCGGGCCGCACCGAGGGCTTCGAACTCGTGCTGCGGGACGACGACGACAATGAGATCCTGCGCCAACAAGTGAGCACAGCGGAGTTCCGCCTGAAGGATGCTCGCTTGCAGCCAGGAAAAACTTACTACTGGAGCGTGCGGTCTTTTCCGCCATTGGTGGAGTCCAGATTCTCGCAAGCAGCCGGTTTCGTGGTTGTTCCCGACTCCGAACGGCAGCAGATTGAAAAGGAGCTGGCGGCCATCGCGCAAGCGGACAGCTACCCGGCAGGAACAGCACGCGCCCGCGTATTGGTGAACCACCGTCTCTGGTACGACGCGATCGGCGCGTACAGCGATCTGATCAAGCAGTTCCCTGACCGAGCCGAACTGTACGAGGAACGGGGGACGGTCTACGCCCAGATTGAGGTGACCAAGGCACAGGCAGACGCGGATTTTGCCCGCGCCGATGAACTGCAGGCGAAGAAACGGTAG